The genomic stretch ATCATCAACTACGCCAGGAACGGCCGGGCGGTTGTGGTGAAGGCGGCCGGCAATGATGGGATCGCCATCGGCTCCACCAACGCCGCCGGCAACAAGGATTTCTTCAACCTCGCGCTTGTCGGTACGCAGTCGGCCATCTATGTCGGCGCCCTCACCACCAATGGCACCGTCTCGAACCCTGCGAGCCTCGCCTCCTACTCGAACCGGGCCGGCACCAACACGGCGGTGCAGAGCCATTTCCTCGTCGTCGGCGTCGACAGCAGCAAGACCGGATTGGCCGGCACCTCGTTCGCCGCGCCGATCATTTCGGGCTACGCGTCGATCCTGGGCAGCAAGTTTACCAGCGCGACACCCACGCAGATCACCAACCAGCTGTTGAACACCGCGCGCAAGGACACGCTGCTCAACTACAACGCGGCGACCTATGGCATGGGCGAGGCCAGCCTCAGCCGCGCTCTGGCGCCGCTGACGATCAGGTAACCCGATCGCGTCACAACTTC from Devosia sp. A16 encodes the following:
- a CDS encoding S8 family serine peptidase yields the protein MISPFRYLAIAALAALGVLGSVPASVAQTATPVLRSWMSPDIGDAWTQGYKGQRTTITVVDDFSSGNRFTGNLGTGSLLYRHGEWTRLEVSMIAPLATIRSQSFYSGTTVNLAAGLNVLNLSYGMYAKGTYSLNQLGWSAQESSIINYARNGRAVVVKAAGNDGIAIGSTNAAGNKDFFNLALVGTQSAIYVGALTTNGTVSNPASLASYSNRAGTNTAVQSHFLVVGVDSSKTGLAGTSFAAPIISGYASILGSKFTSATPTQITNQLLNTARKDTLLNYNAATYGMGEASLSRALAPLTIR